In the Vibrio gigantis genome, one interval contains:
- a CDS encoding sigma-54 interaction domain-containing protein, with the protein MPSKRVSPEPTTRSVILLCNTACLHHKQWVEELHLHKWEAQIAETSEQAIHLLNSRSHRCAPIVVSCLTSSSIDKQCEQISVLKAHSPSLKAIAICSLPPSHDLPLIKQTFWDYYHLPIDTEWLCRNLGHAYGMVDTKQMKPKPVSCPKYQLVGQSSTIQHLKKKITKIANNDFPVLIQGETGTGKSLCARLIHEASARSQKPFIAVNCGAIPQSLIHSELFGFEKGSFTGANKRYVGHVERANGGTLFLDEIGDLELSLQTYLLHFLENNLIERLGSNNQLPVDCRVIFATNVNIEQAVAAGKFRKDLFHRINVLPLDLVPLNDHKEDIEDLVRFELKHKYASKTKLPSDTLEQMKQYHWPGNVRELFNCIKRAIVLSNSSALSTRHMGIQLKDASPDIESDARLSSKNVRRVIQQHHYNISQSAKALSISRTTLYKLIKKHQIVI; encoded by the coding sequence ATGCCATCAAAAAGAGTATCACCTGAACCAACAACTCGTTCCGTGATTCTGTTATGCAACACCGCATGCCTGCATCATAAACAGTGGGTAGAGGAACTGCATCTCCATAAATGGGAAGCTCAAATTGCAGAAACTAGCGAGCAGGCCATTCACTTGCTCAATTCCCGCAGCCACCGCTGCGCACCAATTGTCGTTTCCTGTCTAACATCATCTTCAATCGACAAACAATGTGAGCAAATTTCAGTACTGAAGGCTCATTCTCCAAGTTTAAAAGCAATCGCTATCTGTAGCCTGCCACCAAGTCACGACTTGCCACTCATTAAGCAAACTTTTTGGGATTATTACCACCTCCCTATTGATACAGAATGGCTTTGTCGAAATTTAGGGCATGCGTATGGCATGGTAGATACCAAGCAAATGAAACCTAAGCCTGTCTCGTGCCCTAAATATCAATTAGTGGGGCAATCCAGCACCATCCAACACCTTAAAAAGAAGATAACTAAGATCGCTAACAATGATTTCCCAGTTCTGATTCAAGGGGAAACCGGAACAGGGAAAAGCCTATGCGCTCGTTTGATACATGAAGCCTCAGCCCGCAGTCAGAAACCTTTCATCGCTGTCAATTGCGGCGCAATTCCACAATCCTTGATTCACTCAGAGTTATTTGGCTTTGAAAAAGGCTCGTTCACGGGAGCAAACAAACGCTACGTCGGACACGTGGAAAGAGCGAATGGTGGCACGCTATTTTTGGATGAGATCGGCGACCTTGAACTGTCACTACAAACCTACTTACTCCATTTTCTAGAAAATAACTTGATAGAGCGATTGGGCAGTAACAACCAATTACCCGTAGATTGTCGTGTGATTTTCGCCACCAACGTCAACATCGAACAAGCCGTTGCTGCGGGTAAATTTCGAAAGGATCTCTTTCACCGGATCAATGTACTTCCATTGGATTTAGTGCCACTCAATGATCACAAAGAAGACATTGAAGATTTGGTTCGATTTGAGCTGAAGCACAAATATGCATCCAAAACCAAACTGCCTAGTGACACCCTTGAGCAAATGAAACAGTACCATTGGCCGGGCAATGTCAGAGAGTTATTCAACTGCATAAAAAGAGCGATTGTTCTTTCTAACTCAAGCGCCCTCTCTACTCGGCATATGGGGATTCAATTGAAAGACGCGTCGCCCGACATTGAGAGTGACGCTCGACTTTCTTCAAAAAATGTTCGTCGAGTGATTCAGCAACACCACTACAATATTTCCCAATCAGCTAAAGCGTTGTCTATTTCTCGGACAACCTTATACAAACTGATCAAAAAACATCAAATAGTAATTTAA
- a CDS encoding DUF1439 domain-containing protein, producing MIINVAKKFILAASALVLGGCVSYSVTEQEMTSYLQDSVMLEQEVGVQNVMYAQVAVDDLAVKIGRADDERVSVLANTNAQVHVFNVPNMSLELGIEFSAIPEYDKESGEIYLKSLRLERFEEKDKQLSPEIAKLLKPAVSMIGFALSQSPVYKLDSNKVQESLIKSSEPNLVIKDNKLVIELFD from the coding sequence ATGATAATTAATGTAGCAAAAAAGTTCATTTTGGCAGCTTCTGCGCTGGTGCTAGGTGGTTGTGTTAGCTATAGCGTTACTGAACAAGAAATGACGAGTTACCTTCAAGATTCTGTGATGTTAGAGCAAGAAGTCGGTGTACAAAACGTTATGTATGCACAAGTGGCTGTCGATGACTTAGCGGTGAAAATTGGCCGAGCTGATGACGAGCGTGTTTCTGTTCTGGCGAATACCAATGCACAAGTTCATGTGTTTAACGTGCCGAACATGAGTTTGGAGCTTGGTATCGAATTCAGTGCGATTCCTGAATATGACAAAGAGAGTGGCGAGATTTATTTGAAATCACTGCGTTTAGAGCGCTTTGAAGAAAAAGATAAACAGCTTTCGCCAGAGATTGCCAAACTACTTAAGCCTGCCGTTTCTATGATTGGTTTTGCGTTGTCTCAGTCGCCAGTTTACAAATTGGACAGCAATAAGGTTCAAGAGTCATTGATTAAGTCATCGGAACCTAATCTTGTGATTAAAGACAACAAGCTGGTCATCGAGCTATTCGATTAA
- a CDS encoding glutamate synthase-related protein — translation MKSPVIADNKPVKVELTKGEEYYFCTCGKSKSQPFCDGSHAGTGFKPKSFVAEEDGDAYLCRCKYSNNLPFCDGTHKQFTAEQVGQEGPDVHIQAATPDRSPAASATKEEPTVEFIHQLARDGLSKVGHHGPMTSMGVPRYLLPHWDDIQVMVAQMATKPLLEHVPVGTELIIGPNARKPLKLNIPLFVSDMSFGSLSEEAKVSLATGAELAGTGICSGEGGMLPEEQAANSRYFYELASAQFGYDEAKLKNVQAFHFKGGQGAKTGTGGHLPGAKNIGKIAEVRGIEAGTAAISPPTFKDLKTAADFKKFADRVREVTGGIPIGFKLSANHIEEDIQFALDASADYIILDGRGGGTGAAPEMFRDHISVPTIPALARARAYLDKQGVSDRVTLIITGGLRVPMDFVKAMALGADGVAISNSAMQSIGCVAARMCNTNNCPAGIATQKADLRQRLNVEKASNQLKNFFEASTELMQVMARACGHDHLNQFNPHDLATWNREMAELSGVTYSGVSPLNPLK, via the coding sequence ATGAAGAGTCCAGTAATTGCGGATAACAAACCCGTCAAAGTAGAGCTGACGAAGGGAGAGGAGTATTACTTCTGTACCTGTGGGAAATCGAAAAGCCAACCGTTTTGTGACGGTTCTCATGCCGGTACGGGGTTCAAACCGAAAAGCTTTGTTGCCGAAGAGGACGGTGATGCCTACCTGTGTCGCTGTAAGTATTCTAACAACCTTCCTTTTTGCGATGGCACTCATAAACAGTTCACTGCGGAGCAAGTTGGGCAAGAAGGCCCCGATGTTCATATCCAAGCGGCAACGCCAGATCGCTCGCCAGCGGCTTCTGCAACCAAAGAAGAACCCACGGTTGAGTTCATTCATCAATTAGCACGAGATGGTTTATCTAAGGTTGGGCATCACGGGCCAATGACATCGATGGGTGTTCCAAGATATCTATTACCTCATTGGGATGATATTCAAGTGATGGTTGCACAAATGGCGACGAAACCTCTGTTGGAACATGTACCAGTCGGTACTGAGCTTATTATTGGGCCTAACGCCAGAAAACCATTGAAGCTCAATATTCCTCTATTTGTGTCGGACATGAGCTTCGGGTCGCTATCTGAGGAGGCGAAAGTGTCTTTGGCGACGGGGGCTGAACTTGCAGGAACCGGGATCTGCTCCGGGGAAGGCGGCATGTTACCTGAGGAACAGGCTGCCAATTCTCGCTACTTTTATGAGTTAGCCAGCGCTCAGTTTGGTTACGATGAAGCGAAGCTCAAAAATGTCCAAGCCTTCCATTTTAAAGGTGGCCAAGGGGCTAAAACCGGAACAGGCGGTCATCTTCCAGGAGCGAAGAATATCGGTAAGATCGCGGAAGTTCGTGGTATTGAAGCGGGCACTGCGGCGATTTCTCCTCCTACTTTTAAAGATCTAAAAACCGCAGCGGATTTCAAGAAATTCGCCGACCGAGTTCGAGAAGTGACGGGCGGTATCCCAATAGGCTTCAAGCTAAGTGCTAACCATATCGAAGAAGACATTCAATTCGCATTAGATGCCAGTGCCGATTACATCATTCTAGACGGTCGAGGCGGCGGTACTGGGGCTGCACCAGAAATGTTCCGAGACCATATTAGTGTGCCAACGATTCCAGCTTTGGCTCGTGCTAGAGCTTACCTCGATAAACAAGGCGTCAGTGACCGAGTTACATTGATCATCACGGGTGGTTTACGTGTGCCGATGGACTTTGTAAAAGCGATGGCGCTTGGCGCAGATGGTGTCGCTATCTCAAACAGTGCTATGCAGTCGATAGGGTGTGTGGCGGCGAGAATGTGTAACACCAATAATTGCCCGGCGGGTATTGCGACTCAAAAGGCCGACTTACGCCAGCGTTTAAATGTTGAGAAGGCCTCGAATCAGCTTAAAAACTTCTTCGAGGCGTCGACAGAGTTAATGCAAGTGATGGCGAGAGCGTGTGGACATGATCACCTGAATCAATTCAACCCTCACGATTTGGCTACATGGAATCGTGAAATGGCAGAACTATCGGGCGTGACATATTCTGGTGTCAGTCCACTAAACCCACTTAAGTAA